Sequence from the Actinocatenispora sera genome:
ATCATCAGCAGGGTCTCCATCACCCACTGGTTGATCGGCTCCGTCATGCTCTGCACCACGAAGGCATCCGAGCCGCGCACCGACTCGTTGTAACGCACGTAGATCTCGCCGTTGGCGAAGTCGTACGCATCGGTCGGCGTCGGCGAAACCCCCAACGCCTGCCCGATCTCCTCCGCCAGGGCGGGGTACGCCCGGCCCGAGAAGAGCATCAACGACTTGTGGTTCTCCGCGACGATGCTGCCCATGACGGCCGCCCCCCTAGCGATGGAAAATCAACACTCACCGGCAGAGCCGGAGGAACCGGCCCCGTCGGCAGAGCCGGTGGAACCGGAGTCGGCGCCGCCGGATTCGGAGCTGCCGGGAACGGCGAGCCCCGGCCGGGGCGAAGTCTGCCCCGCCGCCGCTGCCGCATCCTCGACAGCATCCCGCTCGGTGGCCTTGATCGCAGCCGCGGCCGCCGGTGTGTCCGGACGATGCCCCACCGTCCAGTCCGGCACCACCCGCTGCGGCGCCGCCGAGTACGACAGCGCGCCCGGCGGCACGTCCCGCCGGATCACCGCACCCGCCCCGGTGTATGCGCCGTCGCCGACCTCCACCGGCGCCACGAACATGTTGTCCGCACCGGTCCGGGCGAAGCTGCCGATCCGGCTGCGGTGCTTGTGCACCCCGTCGTAGTTGACGAACACCGTGGCGGCGCCGATGTTGGTCTGCTCGCCGATCGTCGCGTCACCCACGTACGACAGGTGCGGCACCTTGCTGCCCGCACCGATCTCCGCGTTCTTCGTCTCCACGTACGTGCCGACCTTCGCACCGGCGTGCAGCCGCGAACCCGGCCGCAGGTAGGCGAACGGGCCGACCGAACAGTCCGGCCCGACCACCGCACCGCTCGCCTGCGCGCGGACCACCGACGCCCCGGCGCCCACCTCGGTGTCCACCAGCGTGGTGTCCGGGCCGACGGTCGCGCCGGCCCCCACCGACGTCGCACCGCGCAACTGCACCTGCGGCTCCAGCAGCACGTCCGGCGCCAGCGTCACCGTCACGTCCAGCCACACGCTCGCCGGGTCGACCATCGTCACGCCGGCCCGCATCCAGGCCGCGTTGATCCGGTCCCGCAGCAGCGCACCCAGCGCGGCCAGCTGCGCCCGGTCGTTGACACCCATCGTCTCGGTGGCGTCGGCCGCCACGTACGCACCGACCGGCTCCCCCGCCTTGACCAGCAGGCCGACCGTGTCGGTCAGGTACTCCTCGCCCTGGTCGTTGTCGCTGCGCAGTTCCGCCAGCGTGGCCCGCAACGCATCCGCGCGGAACGCGATGATGCCCGAGTTGATCTCCCGGATCCGGCGCTGCTCCGGCGTCGCGTCCCGCTCCTCGACGATGCCGACGACCGCACCGTGCTCGTCCCGTACGATCCGGCCCAGCCCGGTCACGTCCGGCGGCGCCGCGGTCAGCACCGTCGCCGCCGCGCCGGCCCGCTCGTGCGCCGCGACCAGCTCGGCCAGCGTCTCGGCCCGCAGCAGCGGCACGTCGCCGGTGAGCACCACGACCGTGCCGGCCGCCGCCGGCGCCTGCTCGATGGCGACCCGGGTGGCGTGCCCCGTCCCGCGCTGCTCGGCCTGGCGCACCGGCTCGGCGCCCGGCGCGATCTCGGCCAGGTGGGCGGAGACCTGGTCGGCGCCGGCGCCGACGACCACCAGGGTGCGCTGCGCGGCCAGCGGTTCGGCGGCGGCGAGCACGTGCCCGAGCAGGGATCGCCCCAGCAGGGTGTGCAGAACCTTGGGCTTCGCCGACTTCATCCGGGTGCCGAGACCCGCGGCCAGCACGATGACGGTGCGCCCGCCACCATCCGCGTCGTACGCAGGGTCGGGGCGACTGGTTGGCTCGCTCACGCTGCGGGCTCCCTTTCGGCGCCGAGTCATCGGACCGGAGCCCATGCTAACCGCCGTTCAGCCCCTCAGCCCC
This genomic interval carries:
- the glmU gene encoding bifunctional UDP-N-acetylglucosamine diphosphorylase/glucosamine-1-phosphate N-acetyltransferase GlmU; this encodes MSEPTSRPDPAYDADGGGRTVIVLAAGLGTRMKSAKPKVLHTLLGRSLLGHVLAAAEPLAAQRTLVVVGAGADQVSAHLAEIAPGAEPVRQAEQRGTGHATRVAIEQAPAAAGTVVVLTGDVPLLRAETLAELVAAHERAGAAATVLTAAPPDVTGLGRIVRDEHGAVVGIVEERDATPEQRRIREINSGIIAFRADALRATLAELRSDNDQGEEYLTDTVGLLVKAGEPVGAYVAADATETMGVNDRAQLAALGALLRDRINAAWMRAGVTMVDPASVWLDVTVTLAPDVLLEPQVQLRGATSVGAGATVGPDTTLVDTEVGAGASVVRAQASGAVVGPDCSVGPFAYLRPGSRLHAGAKVGTYVETKNAEIGAGSKVPHLSYVGDATIGEQTNIGAATVFVNYDGVHKHRSRIGSFARTGADNMFVAPVEVGDGAYTGAGAVIRRDVPPGALSYSAAPQRVVPDWTVGHRPDTPAAAAAIKATERDAVEDAAAAAGQTSPRPGLAVPGSSESGGADSGSTGSADGAGSSGSAGEC